One stretch of Cryptosporangium minutisporangium DNA includes these proteins:
- a CDS encoding MFS transporter — translation MTTARRLLQATALVSTLDRFAMPPMLIAIARDLDVPLTQVVQAASLYFLAYGLMQPVWGVVSDRFGLIGTIRAALLVAAVATGASALVGGAVALAAARGLAGACFSAAIPAGLVYLGDTVPAPDRQREITNFMSGSAVGTALGAAGAGVLAQAVSWRLAFLVTSAAALVLVIVLRRLPPPGVSRREQRLATALGRVRRSRATWLVLVLAFGDGAVLLGVLTLLPAAVEATGVGAALAGAVTGVYGVAVLIFARLAGALSRRTGRWQLPAAGAGGALAGCALVAVTQVPAAAVVTAFLLGMGWAWLHSTMQTWATEVLPSARATVVSLFAAALFLGSAIAALLAAGPAEQGRFGAVFAVAAVLTVPLGVTAAVGRARWRAPADETESRTSEC, via the coding sequence GTGACCACCGCCAGGCGGCTGCTGCAGGCCACCGCGCTGGTCAGCACGTTGGACCGGTTCGCGATGCCGCCGATGCTGATCGCGATCGCCCGTGACCTCGACGTCCCGCTCACCCAGGTGGTGCAGGCGGCCAGCCTGTACTTCCTCGCCTACGGCCTGATGCAGCCGGTCTGGGGTGTGGTCTCCGATCGGTTCGGGCTGATCGGGACGATCCGCGCGGCTTTGCTCGTCGCCGCCGTGGCGACCGGCGCGTCCGCGCTGGTGGGCGGCGCGGTGGCGCTGGCGGCGGCCCGGGGATTGGCCGGTGCGTGCTTCAGCGCGGCGATCCCGGCCGGTCTGGTGTACCTCGGCGACACCGTGCCGGCTCCGGACCGCCAGCGCGAGATCACGAACTTCATGTCCGGCAGCGCGGTGGGCACCGCACTCGGTGCCGCCGGGGCCGGCGTCCTCGCGCAGGCAGTGAGCTGGCGGCTGGCGTTCCTGGTCACCAGCGCGGCAGCCCTCGTGCTGGTCATCGTCCTGCGACGGTTGCCACCGCCCGGGGTGAGCCGCCGTGAGCAGCGCCTGGCCACCGCGCTGGGCCGGGTTCGGCGTTCCCGGGCGACCTGGCTCGTGCTCGTGCTCGCGTTCGGCGACGGAGCCGTGCTGCTCGGCGTCCTCACGCTGTTGCCGGCGGCGGTGGAGGCGACCGGCGTGGGGGCGGCGCTGGCCGGGGCGGTGACCGGTGTCTACGGCGTCGCGGTGCTGATCTTCGCCCGGCTGGCCGGGGCACTTTCCCGGCGGACCGGACGCTGGCAGCTCCCCGCGGCCGGTGCGGGCGGTGCGCTCGCCGGGTGCGCGCTGGTGGCGGTCACCCAGGTACCGGCCGCCGCGGTCGTCACCGCGTTCCTGCTCGGCATGGGGTGGGCGTGGCTGCACTCGACGATGCAGACCTGGGCCACCGAGGTCCTGCCGTCGGCGCGGGCGACGGTCGTGTCGCTGTTCGCGGCGGCGCTGTTCCTCGGCAGCGCGATCGCGGCGCTGCTCGCGGCCGGGCCGGCCGAGCAGGGTCGGTTCGGGGCGGTGTTCGCGGTCGCAGCGGTGCTCACGGTGCCGCTGGGCGTGACGGCGGCCGTCGGCCGGGCCCGCTGGCGCGCTCCCGCCGACGAAACCGAGTCGAGGACTAGCGAGTGCTAG
- a CDS encoding YqeB family protein produces the protein MSITTVEESGPVKAVIAVGLPAVGAGTGALAYLIVGWLANFPWKPLRRSMRFVEDLPEPWGLVVLVATGAVAGLILVGMAAYERLKVTVTAETVTLDRGGRFGALFDGPAPREIAREGVGAVFPDGKKLVLLGRDTRELARESHDLSKAKLRDAFTAHGYPWSDTDPHAARFQPWVEEDPSLPPATHVVFKARQKALDKGKKDELVALRAELATYGLVVRDEKKRQQWRTSTR, from the coding sequence ATGTCCATCACCACTGTCGAGGAGTCCGGACCGGTCAAAGCCGTCATCGCGGTCGGCTTGCCCGCCGTGGGCGCCGGGACGGGCGCCCTGGCCTACCTGATCGTCGGTTGGCTGGCCAACTTCCCCTGGAAGCCGCTGCGCCGATCGATGCGGTTCGTCGAGGATCTGCCCGAGCCGTGGGGCCTAGTGGTACTGGTCGCCACCGGTGCCGTCGCCGGGCTGATCCTGGTCGGCATGGCCGCCTACGAGCGGCTGAAGGTCACCGTCACCGCGGAGACGGTGACCCTGGACCGCGGCGGCCGGTTCGGGGCGCTCTTCGACGGGCCCGCGCCGCGCGAGATCGCCCGTGAGGGCGTCGGCGCCGTCTTCCCCGACGGCAAGAAACTCGTCCTGCTGGGTCGCGACACCCGGGAGCTGGCCCGGGAGTCCCACGACTTGAGCAAGGCGAAGCTCCGCGACGCGTTCACCGCGCACGGCTACCCGTGGTCGGACACCGATCCGCACGCCGCCCGGTTCCAGCCCTGGGTCGAGGAGGACCCGTCGCTGCCGCCTGCCACGCACGTGGTGTTCAAGGCCCGCCAGAAAGCCCTCGACAAGGGCAAGAAGGACGAACTGGTGGCGTTGCGTGCCGAGCTGGCCACCTACGGGTTAGTCGTCCGGGACGAGAAGAAACGCCAACAGTGGCGCACTAGCACTCGCTAG
- a CDS encoding serine hydrolase domain-containing protein gives MTQTVTEVDPLEVGLDPTRLARIDRHFARYVDAGRLPGWSLLVSRYGRVAHTATYGRRDVEAGAPVTDDTLFRIYSMTKPITSVAALMLYEEGAFELTDPVSRYLPAFADQRVLVGGTAARPATVPAIEPVRIWHLLTHTAGLTYGFHHTQVLDEIYRAAGFEWGSPKGLDLAACVDAWAGLPLAFQPGAEWNYSVATDVVGRLVEVVSGQSLDAFFAERIFGPLGMTDTSFTVAETDADRLAALYAPTSRSTTGSRIVRNERMGRAILREPRYLSGGGGLVATRHDYHRFAQMLLGRGELDGVRLLGDRTVRFMTANHLPGGVDLAAFGRPLFAETTFAGTGFGLGVSVVLDPIVGRTLGSAGEFGWGGAASTAFWVDPAEQLTVVFLTQLLPSSTYPLRSQLHQLVYSALVDRIE, from the coding sequence ATGACGCAGACCGTGACCGAGGTCGACCCGCTGGAGGTCGGGCTCGATCCGACCCGCCTGGCGCGGATCGACCGGCACTTCGCCCGCTACGTCGACGCCGGGCGCCTCCCGGGTTGGTCGCTGCTGGTCAGCCGGTACGGGCGGGTGGCGCACACGGCTACTTACGGTCGGCGGGACGTCGAGGCCGGCGCCCCGGTCACCGACGACACGCTGTTCCGGATCTACTCGATGACCAAGCCGATCACCTCGGTCGCGGCGCTGATGCTCTACGAAGAGGGTGCGTTCGAGCTGACCGATCCGGTCAGCCGTTACCTCCCGGCCTTCGCCGACCAGCGGGTCCTCGTCGGCGGCACCGCCGCACGCCCGGCCACGGTGCCCGCGATCGAGCCGGTCCGGATCTGGCACCTGCTGACACACACCGCCGGCCTCACCTACGGCTTCCACCACACCCAGGTGCTGGACGAGATCTACCGGGCGGCGGGTTTCGAGTGGGGCAGCCCGAAGGGTCTCGATCTGGCCGCCTGCGTCGACGCCTGGGCGGGTCTGCCGCTGGCGTTCCAGCCCGGCGCCGAGTGGAACTACTCGGTCGCCACCGACGTCGTCGGCCGCCTGGTCGAGGTGGTGTCCGGACAGTCGCTGGACGCGTTCTTCGCCGAGCGGATCTTCGGCCCGCTCGGGATGACCGACACGTCGTTCACGGTCGCGGAGACCGACGCCGACCGGCTGGCCGCGCTGTACGCTCCGACGTCCCGCTCCACGACCGGTTCGCGGATCGTGCGCAACGAGCGGATGGGCCGCGCGATCCTCCGCGAGCCACGGTACCTCTCGGGCGGTGGCGGCTTGGTCGCCACCCGCCACGACTACCACCGCTTCGCGCAGATGCTGCTGGGCCGCGGTGAGCTGGACGGCGTCCGGTTGCTGGGGGACCGGACGGTGCGGTTCATGACCGCGAATCACCTGCCGGGCGGCGTGGATCTCGCCGCGTTCGGCCGGCCCCTGTTCGCCGAGACGACGTTCGCGGGCACCGGGTTCGGGCTCGGCGTCTCGGTGGTGCTCGACCCGATCGTCGGCCGGACGCTCGGCAGCGCCGGCGAGTTCGGCTGGGGCGGCGCCGCGAGCACCGCCTTCTGGGTCGATCCGGCCGAGCAGCTGACCGTCGTCTTCCTCACCCAGCTGCTGCCGTCGAGCACCTACCCGTTACGCAGCCAGCTCCACCAGCTCGTCTACTCTGCCCTGGTGGACCGCATCGAGTGA